Proteins from a genomic interval of Gammaproteobacteria bacterium:
- the nuoI gene encoding NADH-quinone oxidoreductase subunit NuoI — protein sequence MTVNIRDYFNSFTLRELFRGMRLTGRRLFSPKVTVQYPEEKTPQSPRFRGLHALRRYPNGEERCIACKLCEAVCPALAITIESKQREDGTRRTTLYDIDLFKCIYCGFCEESCPVDAIVETRIFEYHFENRGENIIHKDQLLAIGDKYEAQLAADRSADARYR from the coding sequence ATGACTGTTAATATCCGCGACTACTTCAACAGCTTTACCCTGCGTGAGCTGTTCAGGGGAATGCGGTTGACGGGCAGACGCCTGTTCTCGCCCAAGGTGACCGTACAGTATCCGGAAGAGAAAACGCCGCAATCGCCGCGGTTTCGTGGCCTGCACGCGCTGCGGCGTTATCCCAATGGCGAAGAACGTTGTATCGCGTGCAAGCTCTGCGAGGCGGTGTGCCCGGCGCTCGCGATCACGATTGAATCGAAGCAGCGTGAGGACGGCACCCGGCGCACCACGCTTTACGATATTGATCTGTTCAAATGTATTTACTGCGGTTTCTGCGAGGAATCGTGCCCGGTCGACGCCATCGTCGAAACGCGCATCTTCGAGTATCACTTCGAGAATCGCGGTGAGAATATTATTCACAAGGACCAGCTACTGGCGATCGGCGATAAATACGAAGCGCAGCTCGCCGCCGACCGCTCGGCTGATGCGCGCTATCGATGA